The proteins below are encoded in one region of Haloterrigena turkmenica DSM 5511:
- a CDS encoding RICIN domain-containing protein, with amino-acid sequence MVRDTEPQGSGNASAHESGLTFDRRTILGLLGVGGLAAAYGSGTARADGGRADGRHGESGPTRKWNQDIDAQGHDLSNLGSLEVDHVYTAARNADVIVWKDDDGVFHADGTDGHVASGEDVIEVTQAAVDSLTDGRDWKETVAVVSPSTVGPVEGSGDVPTYEGSDDIESIELPSYTVLDMPATMHVEDEGDQALVVPVAAYDAEHIEIPNFRVVGNPRFGMFLRSVRNLRLGNVNVEMTGESPRGGIGVRIDGFAHGRGEDTVRCTDIQVDSVYVENSGGHAFETYAVDRLQVGQVIANGVESGCGVLLNETTDATVGSVVGREIDPGGGYAGFRVANGTHDVTCDQVVVRGGARGIFGVSGSHDITIGEVNISEMGGGVFIEDNQNFTIEGGVVKNCDWEAVRIHSRSDYQHDPTNGVTIQNLRTYDDRPEEDREQSYGIYVSGGQTSNVRIIDCDVRGGGTDQNIRVDADETILRGNHGGGLAKGTVTLESGADPAATVGGVSPFGYQQPSLRADPVEATDATFAFDHYFVWNADAEAWDLHLEWKRDPGQDVDVQYVVDNPRANLGARESMGGGGELTELEAGTYRLTSALNGDDIVMSVDGDLADGANVYNDTWGEASGQVWDVTELEDGVFRISPADAGGLALETADGGTDTGTNLELGAWEDADHQKFEANPIAPDRYSLEPTHADDLAVDVWEVDPEPGADLRHWNVTNSSNQLWKFQDPEDG; translated from the coding sequence GTGGTACGAGATACCGAACCGCAAGGTAGTGGCAACGCGAGCGCACACGAGTCCGGCCTGACGTTCGACCGGCGAACGATCCTCGGCCTGTTGGGCGTCGGCGGTCTCGCCGCGGCGTACGGGAGCGGAACGGCGCGAGCCGACGGCGGCCGGGCCGACGGACGACACGGCGAGTCGGGCCCGACACGCAAGTGGAACCAGGACATCGATGCGCAGGGACACGACCTCTCGAATCTGGGGTCGCTCGAGGTCGACCACGTCTACACGGCAGCGCGGAACGCGGACGTGATCGTCTGGAAGGACGACGACGGCGTCTTCCACGCCGACGGGACGGACGGACACGTCGCGAGCGGCGAGGACGTGATCGAGGTCACGCAGGCGGCGGTCGACAGCCTGACCGACGGGCGCGACTGGAAGGAGACGGTCGCGGTGGTCTCGCCGAGCACCGTCGGTCCGGTCGAGGGAAGCGGCGACGTACCGACCTACGAGGGCTCGGACGACATCGAGAGCATCGAACTGCCGAGTTACACCGTGCTGGATATGCCCGCGACGATGCATGTCGAGGACGAGGGCGATCAGGCGCTCGTCGTTCCGGTCGCGGCCTACGACGCCGAACACATCGAGATTCCGAACTTCAGAGTCGTCGGAAATCCTCGGTTCGGAATGTTCCTCCGGAGCGTTCGGAACCTCCGGCTCGGGAACGTGAACGTCGAGATGACCGGCGAGAGCCCCCGCGGCGGCATCGGCGTCCGCATCGACGGCTTCGCCCACGGCCGCGGCGAGGACACCGTCCGCTGTACGGATATCCAGGTCGATTCGGTCTACGTCGAGAACTCGGGCGGCCACGCCTTCGAGACGTACGCGGTCGACCGCCTCCAGGTCGGCCAGGTCATCGCGAACGGCGTCGAGTCTGGCTGTGGCGTCCTGCTCAACGAGACCACCGACGCGACGGTCGGCTCCGTCGTCGGGCGGGAGATCGACCCCGGCGGCGGCTACGCCGGATTCCGCGTGGCCAACGGCACGCACGACGTCACCTGCGATCAGGTGGTCGTCCGCGGCGGCGCCCGCGGGATCTTCGGCGTCTCGGGCTCCCACGACATCACCATCGGAGAGGTGAACATCTCGGAGATGGGCGGCGGCGTCTTCATCGAGGACAACCAGAACTTCACCATCGAGGGCGGCGTCGTCAAGAACTGCGACTGGGAGGCCGTGCGCATCCACTCGCGGTCGGACTACCAGCACGATCCCACGAACGGCGTGACGATACAGAACCTCCGCACCTACGACGACCGGCCGGAGGAAGACCGCGAACAGAGTTACGGCATCTACGTCTCCGGCGGGCAGACCTCGAACGTCCGGATCATCGACTGCGACGTGCGCGGCGGCGGCACCGATCAGAACATCCGGGTCGATGCCGACGAGACGATCCTCCGGGGCAACCACGGCGGCGGACTCGCGAAGGGAACCGTCACCCTCGAGTCCGGCGCCGACCCCGCCGCGACCGTCGGGGGCGTCAGTCCGTTCGGCTACCAACAGCCGTCGCTGCGGGCCGATCCCGTCGAGGCGACGGACGCGACGTTCGCCTTCGATCACTACTTCGTGTGGAACGCCGACGCGGAGGCGTGGGATCTCCACCTCGAGTGGAAGCGCGATCCCGGCCAGGACGTGGACGTCCAGTACGTCGTCGACAATCCGCGGGCGAACCTCGGTGCCCGCGAGTCGATGGGCGGCGGTGGCGAGCTCACGGAACTCGAGGCGGGGACCTACCGGCTCACCTCGGCGCTCAACGGCGACGACATCGTGATGAGCGTCGACGGCGACCTCGCCGACGGCGCGAACGTCTACAACGATACCTGGGGCGAGGCGAGCGGCCAGGTGTGGGACGTGACGGAACTCGAGGACGGCGTCTTCCGCATCAGCCCGGCCGACGCCGGCGGGCTCGCGCTCGAGACGGCCGACGGCGGGACCGACACCGGCACGAACCTCGAACTGGGCGCGTGGGAGGACGCCGACCACCAGAAGTTCGAGGCGAATCCGATCGCGCCCGATCGCTACTCGCTCGAGCCGACCCACGCGGACGACCTCGCGGTCGACGTCTGGGAGGTCGACCCCGAACCGGGCGCCGACCTGCGCCACTGGAACGTGACGAACAGCAGCAACCAGCTCTGGAAGTTCCAGGATCCCGAGGACGGATAG
- a CDS encoding oligogalacturonate lyase family protein — MADELRQGPNAGRTLPSECDRYADPETGARVTRLTSDSNADSRHLYFTEPGWYDDGRKLLVRSDRDGTQQLYSIALESGEITQLTDLPAAISGVTRVATESTALFWCDDRLVTLDLESLEVTPLYERPDGYAGSIAAGTANGERAVVALSEKLDIEGRSADREQWIADRMDAGPHSKVLSIPLSGGEPTVHVEDDRWLNHVNASPTRPELVTYCEEGTWEDVDRIRVLNLETDETWPVRQTGEDEAVGHEYWLADGETIGYHGWRGRRDDPAAFFGHVRYNGTERYEWPAPDIYTHFHSNSRDLVVGDGTYRGAPFDLLWEWDDDTGGYRTPRKLAVHGWSGDDDVHPHSRLSPDGDSIVFDSSRARDGDGSDVYLVDVPDDLDELPAFEGVAE; from the coding sequence ATGGCAGACGAGTTACGACAGGGGCCGAACGCCGGCCGAACGCTACCGTCGGAGTGCGACCGATACGCGGATCCGGAGACCGGCGCGCGGGTCACGCGGTTGACGAGCGATTCGAACGCCGACAGCCGACATCTGTACTTCACCGAACCGGGGTGGTACGACGACGGCCGTAAGCTGCTCGTCCGCTCGGATCGCGACGGAACGCAGCAGCTCTACTCGATCGCCCTCGAGTCCGGCGAGATCACGCAGCTGACCGACCTCCCCGCGGCGATCAGCGGCGTCACCCGCGTCGCGACCGAGTCGACGGCGCTGTTCTGGTGCGACGATCGGCTCGTCACGCTCGATCTCGAGTCCCTCGAGGTGACGCCGCTGTACGAACGCCCCGACGGCTACGCGGGGAGCATCGCCGCGGGGACGGCCAATGGGGAACGAGCCGTTGTCGCGCTCTCGGAGAAGCTCGACATCGAGGGACGGTCGGCCGATCGCGAGCAGTGGATCGCCGACCGGATGGACGCCGGTCCCCACTCGAAGGTGCTCTCGATCCCGCTCTCCGGCGGCGAGCCGACGGTCCACGTCGAGGACGATCGGTGGCTCAACCACGTCAACGCGTCGCCGACCCGGCCCGAACTCGTCACGTACTGCGAGGAGGGAACGTGGGAGGACGTCGATCGAATCCGGGTGTTGAACCTCGAGACGGACGAGACGTGGCCGGTCCGACAGACCGGAGAGGACGAGGCCGTCGGCCACGAGTACTGGCTCGCCGACGGCGAGACGATCGGCTACCACGGCTGGCGGGGTCGCCGCGACGATCCGGCGGCGTTCTTCGGGCACGTTCGATACAACGGCACGGAGCGGTACGAGTGGCCGGCGCCGGACATCTACACGCATTTCCACAGCAACTCTCGCGACCTGGTCGTCGGAGACGGTACGTACCGCGGCGCTCCGTTCGATCTTCTTTGGGAGTGGGACGACGACACCGGCGGGTACCGGACGCCGCGAAAACTGGCCGTCCACGGCTGGAGCGGCGACGATGACGTTCACCCCCACTCGAGGTTGAGTCCCGACGGAGACAGCATCGTCTTCGATAGCTCCCGCGCTCGCGACGGCGACGGCAGCGACGTCTACCTCGTCGATGTTCCCGACGACCTCGACGAACTCCCGGCATTCGAGGGCGTAGCGGAGTAG
- a CDS encoding DUF2264 domain-containing protein, translating into MNPVAENPLRTRADFERAVEDLVEPLYEHASPGGARVRPMATGAHFPAAAAELEGFARPLWGIVPLSVHGTSDQWDLVRRGLVNGTDPDHEEYWGEADDYSQKHVEMAAIGLGLALTPDRIWDPLSEPERERLVRWLNQINDAELHDCNWLFFRVMVNMGLRSVGADHDWEGTQSSLDRLESFYQGEGWYTDGPVGDGSPIDYYLPWAMHFYGLVYAAVCGDEDPERARRFRERAAEFATEHVHWFDDEGRALPYGRSLTYRFAQAGFWGALAFADLNPLPWGVLRGLWARNVRWWLNQPIFTDGGLLSVGYRYPTLKTSEVYNSPNSPYWATKAFLPLALEPTHPFWQADEEPLPDRPETVVQSEPRKVICRDDDHLFALSLAQDSIYGPEKYGKFAYSATFGFSMAGQNVGLGQAGHDSSLALSPDGDRYKTPAPESVAATEVDGTTLKSLWIPWDDVRVETWLAPALPWHVRVHRLETSRPLHSEEGGFALDRTGDDDPTRFTHETEGATARAAYPNGTTLVTDLCGDRRPEIVPEEPNTNLMHPRTVVPTLRKRYDAGEHWLATAVRATAEGPVDFDRTPELVAADDDRVAIETADGDRLLECSAGDISGADGTE; encoded by the coding sequence ATGAACCCAGTCGCGGAGAATCCGCTTCGGACGCGAGCCGATTTCGAACGGGCCGTCGAGGACCTCGTCGAACCGCTGTACGAGCACGCCAGTCCCGGCGGCGCGCGGGTGCGACCGATGGCGACCGGCGCTCACTTCCCCGCCGCCGCCGCCGAACTCGAGGGATTCGCGAGACCGCTGTGGGGGATCGTCCCGCTGAGCGTCCACGGGACGTCCGATCAGTGGGACCTCGTTCGACGCGGCCTCGTCAACGGAACGGATCCGGACCACGAGGAGTACTGGGGCGAGGCGGACGACTACTCCCAGAAACACGTCGAGATGGCCGCGATCGGGCTCGGACTCGCGCTGACGCCCGACCGAATCTGGGATCCGCTCTCCGAACCGGAGCGGGAACGGCTCGTCCGCTGGCTAAACCAGATCAACGACGCCGAACTCCACGACTGCAACTGGCTGTTCTTCCGGGTCATGGTCAACATGGGGCTCCGGTCGGTCGGGGCCGACCACGACTGGGAGGGCACGCAGTCGTCGCTGGATCGACTCGAGTCGTTCTATCAGGGCGAGGGCTGGTACACCGACGGGCCGGTAGGGGACGGGAGCCCGATCGACTACTACCTGCCGTGGGCGATGCACTTCTACGGGCTCGTCTACGCCGCCGTCTGCGGCGACGAGGACCCAGAGCGGGCTCGCCGGTTTCGCGAGCGGGCCGCCGAGTTCGCGACCGAGCACGTCCACTGGTTCGACGACGAGGGGCGCGCGCTCCCCTACGGACGGAGCCTCACCTACCGCTTCGCACAGGCCGGGTTCTGGGGCGCGCTCGCGTTCGCCGATCTGAACCCGCTCCCGTGGGGCGTCCTCAGAGGGCTCTGGGCGCGGAACGTCCGCTGGTGGCTGAACCAGCCGATCTTCACGGACGGCGGCCTGCTGTCGGTCGGCTACCGATATCCGACGCTGAAGACGTCGGAAGTGTACAACTCGCCGAACTCGCCGTACTGGGCGACGAAGGCGTTCCTGCCGCTCGCGCTCGAGCCGACGCACCCGTTCTGGCAGGCCGACGAGGAGCCGCTACCCGACCGACCCGAGACGGTCGTCCAGTCCGAGCCTCGGAAGGTCATCTGTCGGGACGACGACCACCTGTTCGCGCTCTCGCTCGCCCAGGACAGCATCTACGGGCCGGAGAAGTACGGGAAGTTCGCCTACTCCGCGACCTTCGGGTTCTCCATGGCCGGGCAGAACGTGGGCCTCGGGCAGGCGGGACACGACAGCTCGCTCGCGCTCAGCCCGGACGGCGACCGGTACAAAACCCCCGCCCCCGAGTCGGTCGCCGCGACCGAAGTCGACGGGACGACCCTCAAATCGCTCTGGATCCCGTGGGACGACGTCCGCGTCGAAACCTGGCTGGCGCCGGCGCTCCCCTGGCACGTCCGAGTTCACCGCCTCGAGACGTCGCGACCGCTTCACAGCGAGGAGGGCGGATTCGCGCTCGATCGGACGGGCGACGACGATCCGACGCGGTTCACCCACGAGACCGAGGGAGCGACCGCCCGCGCCGCGTATCCCAACGGAACGACCCTCGTCACCGACCTGTGCGGCGATCGCCGGCCGGAGATCGTCCCGGAGGAACCGAACACGAACCTCATGCACCCGCGCACGGTCGTCCCGACGCTCCGAAAGCGGTACGACGCCGGTGAACACTGGCTGGCCACTGCCGTCCGAGCGACGGCCGAGGGGCCGGTCGATTTCGACCGGACGCCGGAACTCGTGGCGGCCGACGACGACCGCGTCGCGATCGAGACGGCCGACGGCGACCGACTCCTCGAGTGTTCTGCGGGCGATATTTCGGGGGCCGACGGGACGGAGTAG
- a CDS encoding glycoside hydrolase family 2 TIM barrel-domain containing protein: protein MTRDWADPETVGRNRIDPHAYGLPYAETDTATAGNRAASPWIASLNGEWRFRLAETPTAAPDGFHEPDADVGDWDRIEVPQHWQTAGYGDPHYTNVVYPFPLDPPHVPTENPTASYRRTFHVPDDWDERQIRLRFGGVDSAFHLWINGEEVGYSEGSRLPSAFDVTDYVSPGENTVAVRVYKWSTGSYLEDQDMWWLSGIFRDVALSAHPTVQVADVDVRTDLDERYEDAVLQASVDVRNVGDDAGTARIEPTLRDADGTPVSTTLEARSVALEAGEATTLEFETTVEEPRKWTAETPNCYDFALGISDGRGDDETVLAQTVGFREIEIVDGQLLVNGRPVTIRGVNRHDFHPDRGRAVPLEAMREDVELMKRHNINAVRTAHYPNDPRFYELCNEYGLYVLDETDLECHGMVHAETTEHVSDDPDWEAAYVDRMVRMVERDKNHPSVICWSLGNESDLGAHHERMAAATRERDPTRPIHYEPDTEQTVSDIIGPMYPPFEQLEEWAEADLEHPVVLCEYAHAMGNGPGNLREFWDLFYEHEGMQGGFVWDWIDQGLRRTADDGTEWFAYGGDFGDEPNDANFNINGLVFPDRKPSPGLTEYKKVIEPVVLREDDLERGELTVENRYDFRSLEHLRASWRLLSDGRVVESGRLPLPSIAAGESATVTVPVDVDGLETDGLDADAEHVLTVDVSLARETAWAPQGHTVATGQFELPESGSGTGSASQPSTGVAAPLTCAGDGEEIRVSNEQFELVFDRTFGVIDSLAYRNRSLLEDGPSVGIWRAPTDNDGGLPLSRTLLSQFTERYENEELVQAGDLATVGFEQLWREHGLDRLQFRVDDVTCVRGERDADPVTITVDGRLAPPIYDHGFAVEQTYMIERTGAITVDTAIKPEGDLSLLPSLPRVGLDLTLEDDLDRVTWYGRGPGESYVDSKEAALLGRYSRSVADLQTPYVAPQESGNRTDTRWVTFTDQRGTGLFVTGETPFDFSAHPFSTADLDAAGHTHELPDRDGVWVSLDDGHCGLGTGSCGPPTLEEYRLEPEPISFRMELHPFAADELPATDRY, encoded by the coding sequence ATGACTCGAGACTGGGCCGACCCGGAGACGGTCGGTCGAAATCGGATCGATCCGCACGCGTACGGCCTTCCGTACGCCGAGACGGACACCGCGACCGCGGGAAACCGAGCGGCCTCGCCCTGGATCGCGTCGCTGAACGGCGAGTGGCGGTTCCGGTTGGCGGAGACGCCGACCGCCGCGCCCGACGGGTTCCACGAGCCGGACGCCGACGTCGGCGACTGGGACCGTATCGAGGTGCCCCAGCACTGGCAGACCGCCGGCTACGGCGATCCCCACTACACGAACGTGGTCTACCCGTTCCCGCTCGATCCGCCCCACGTCCCGACCGAGAACCCGACCGCGTCGTACCGCCGGACGTTCCACGTCCCCGACGACTGGGACGAGCGCCAGATCCGACTCCGATTCGGCGGCGTCGACTCCGCGTTCCACCTCTGGATCAACGGCGAGGAAGTCGGGTACAGCGAGGGGAGCCGGCTCCCGTCGGCGTTCGACGTCACCGACTACGTCTCGCCGGGCGAGAACACGGTCGCCGTCCGCGTCTACAAGTGGTCGACCGGGAGCTACCTCGAGGACCAGGACATGTGGTGGCTCAGCGGGATCTTCCGGGACGTCGCCCTCTCGGCTCACCCGACGGTACAGGTCGCGGACGTGGACGTCCGGACCGACCTCGACGAGCGATATGAGGACGCCGTCCTGCAGGCGTCCGTCGACGTACGCAACGTCGGCGACGACGCCGGGACGGCCCGAATCGAACCGACGCTGCGCGATGCGGACGGAACGCCGGTCTCGACGACGCTCGAGGCGCGGTCCGTCGCGCTCGAGGCCGGCGAGGCGACGACCCTCGAGTTCGAGACGACCGTCGAGGAGCCCCGCAAGTGGACCGCGGAGACGCCCAACTGCTACGATTTCGCGCTCGGTATCTCCGACGGACGGGGCGACGACGAGACGGTCCTCGCGCAGACGGTCGGCTTCCGTGAAATCGAGATCGTCGACGGACAGTTGCTGGTCAACGGCCGACCGGTGACGATCCGCGGCGTCAACCGCCACGACTTCCACCCCGACCGCGGCCGCGCCGTCCCGCTCGAGGCGATGCGGGAGGACGTCGAGCTGATGAAGCGGCACAACATCAACGCGGTTCGTACCGCCCACTACCCGAACGATCCGCGGTTCTACGAGCTCTGTAACGAGTACGGGCTCTACGTGCTCGACGAGACCGACCTCGAGTGCCACGGGATGGTCCACGCGGAGACGACCGAGCACGTAAGCGACGATCCCGACTGGGAAGCCGCGTACGTCGACCGGATGGTTCGGATGGTCGAGCGCGACAAGAACCACCCCAGCGTCATCTGCTGGTCGCTGGGCAACGAGTCGGACCTCGGGGCCCACCACGAACGGATGGCCGCGGCGACGCGCGAGCGCGATCCGACGCGGCCGATCCACTACGAACCCGACACGGAGCAGACGGTCTCCGATATCATCGGGCCGATGTACCCGCCCTTCGAGCAACTCGAGGAATGGGCCGAGGCGGACCTCGAGCATCCGGTCGTGCTCTGCGAGTACGCCCACGCGATGGGGAACGGACCGGGGAACCTCCGGGAGTTCTGGGACCTCTTTTACGAGCACGAGGGGATGCAGGGCGGCTTCGTCTGGGACTGGATCGATCAGGGACTCCGGCGGACGGCCGACGACGGGACGGAGTGGTTCGCCTACGGCGGCGACTTCGGCGACGAACCGAACGACGCGAACTTCAACATCAACGGGCTCGTCTTCCCCGATCGGAAGCCCTCGCCCGGACTCACCGAGTACAAGAAGGTCATCGAGCCGGTCGTCCTGCGCGAGGACGATCTCGAGCGCGGGGAGCTCACCGTCGAGAACCGGTACGATTTCCGGTCGCTCGAGCACCTCCGCGCCTCCTGGCGCCTGCTATCCGACGGCCGCGTCGTCGAGAGCGGACGGCTGCCGCTGCCCTCGATCGCCGCCGGCGAGTCCGCGACGGTCACGGTTCCCGTCGACGTGGACGGACTCGAGACAGACGGACTCGATGCGGACGCCGAACACGTCCTCACTGTCGACGTCTCGCTTGCCCGCGAGACGGCGTGGGCGCCGCAGGGACACACGGTCGCGACCGGGCAGTTCGAGCTTCCGGAAAGCGGATCCGGGACCGGCTCCGCTTCGCAGCCGTCGACCGGCGTCGCCGCGCCGCTGACGTGTGCGGGAGACGGGGAGGAGATCCGCGTTTCGAACGAGCAGTTCGAACTGGTCTTCGATCGCACGTTCGGCGTCATCGACTCGCTCGCGTACCGGAATCGGTCGCTGTTGGAGGACGGTCCGTCGGTCGGAATCTGGCGCGCGCCGACGGACAACGACGGGGGGCTCCCGCTCTCGCGGACGCTCCTCTCGCAATTCACCGAACGCTACGAGAACGAGGAACTCGTTCAGGCGGGGGACCTCGCGACCGTCGGGTTCGAACAGCTCTGGCGGGAGCACGGGCTCGATCGGCTGCAGTTCCGCGTCGACGACGTCACGTGTGTTCGGGGCGAGCGAGACGCCGATCCCGTTACGATCACCGTCGACGGCCGCCTCGCGCCGCCGATATACGACCACGGGTTCGCAGTCGAGCAGACGTACATGATCGAGCGCACCGGTGCGATAACCGTCGACACCGCGATCAAGCCCGAAGGAGACCTGTCGCTGCTGCCCTCGCTCCCTCGAGTCGGGCTCGATCTCACGCTCGAAGACGACCTCGATCGGGTCACGTGGTACGGACGCGGGCCAGGCGAGTCGTACGTCGACAGCAAGGAGGCCGCCCTGCTCGGCCGGTACAGTCGCTCGGTCGCCGATCTGCAGACGCCCTACGTCGCCCCCCAGGAGAGCGGGAACCGAACGGACACCCGCTGGGTGACGTTCACCGACCAGCGCGGGACCGGCCTCTTCGTCACCGGCGAAACGCCGTTCGATTTCAGCGCACACCCCTTCAGTACCGCCGATCTCGACGCTGCCGGGCACACGCACGAGCTTCCGGATCGAGACGGCGTCTGGGTTTCGCTCGACGACGGCCACTGTGGGCTCGGGACCGGAAGCTGCGGACCGCCGACGCTCGAGGAGTACCGACTCGAGCCAGAGCCGATCTCGTTCCGTATGGAACTACACCCGTTCGCTGCAGACGAGCTTCCGGCGACCGATCGGTACTGA